Below is a window of Plasmodium brasilianum strain Bolivian I chromosome 14, whole genome shotgun sequence DNA.
atacaaaattcaTGTTCATATGAAAGTTTAACATAGACATTAAAATTACAACCCATACatcaaaaaatagaaaaaaaaaaaaaataaaaaaaaataaatttttgagAATTTATGTCTCACATATTAAGAAATTAATGCCCTATTTTTATACTAACTTTGTTTTTTCTATCTATTTTCATGATTAACCTATtgcttttataatattactattattaaattaaaagatatatcattaaataaGTGTGTATACTCCTAATATTTTGTCTCTTACGTTTATCataaaatagtatattaactatacatatattatggGTATTATCTTTTTCGCCTCAAAACAGCATGCTgcaaaattaatgaataagATTGTAATGATAAAAAGTCAGGTGACCTACCTGCTGCCCAAATGTATCAGAACCAGTTGTCAGTTccatattttatgaaaattgcTAAGAGGTCAAGATGTTTAATTGTATCAGTGTTAAACTGGTTAACAACTTATAACAACTAGGTTGAGGAATAAcgacttttttttctttttcaagtATAATAACTTTTAAGTGCACCTTTTCAAATACTTTAAATTAGCGTAACTGTATTTTACTGTTTATGGTTTTCAACTGAATGATATAactaaaagaataaaaaaaaaaaaaaaaattgaataaacTAAGTGAATGATGGAGACATATCCATAAAAGGATAACATCATGTATATCGGATAAACGTTACAATGCTTATATGCATATCTCTTAATACTGCCCCTTATTCGTATAACTAATAGAGtgtcttattttttttttaaaagtgcCCGCATTAGTTGGCATAAaatcttaatatatttatatttagtatggcatatataaaactaaaataaaaagtgaaACCTTAATTTTTCTTGCATAGAGTATAACTACAATTTGGAATTGTAATAAAAAGACCATAAGAACGTAAGAAGCGTACGAATACATTttgccatatatatatatatatatataataaaaagaaaataaataaaaaattataataaaataataaaattaaaagctTCCtcgtaattattttatttatttatacaacatactaatatattatatacctAAAATAATCAATTgtagttttaaaattatgaactttttttttttaaagacaAAAGTAAAGTTCAACGTACAAATTTTGTTGTAACCTTTCATTTTGTTCTCATCAAATTTgcagttttaatttttgtaataaaatattttcaccATTATTTTCTGTACTTCTTTCCTTCATTGAACATTACTTTACCAACAACTTCTTATAAAATAccagcaaaaaaaaaaaagagaaaaaaaatagcttgtatatataataataattaatattacattGTCAGTATACTATGTTACACAATCATATATAAGTTACATATCgtaatcaaaataaaattattaaccctttttttttcgttagtaaaattaaaaaggtaaagatcaatgaattaaaaacaggaaaaacaaatttttccACTTTATTAAAgcatttgttaaaaaaaaaaataaaataaaggaaaaaaactTATCTTACTATAATGCTAAAGGATGCATAACAAAAGTACtgattaaaatttttttttttttttttttttttaagtcccttcaattttacattaatatttgtaagaacatttaaaattttcctttttgtttttatttatttttcaaggATTTCGTGtacaatataatttttattatacagaaaaactcttattttttttattttttttttttttttgctacataattttatataaccaaatttgtataatataataggCTAACTattgtacacatatatataaatatgtcacatgatatatacatatatatatatatatatataccttttatttttcactttttttctttattaattcCCAAAAACTATGTTTtagttaaatattattttttataaaataatttatcagattcatttttttttttttttttttttttttttcattttaaaacaGCATGCgtaataatacattatattatgcttcattttaaatagcttaacataattatatatatatttaagtatatatataaaatgtatatatatatatatatataaagatattttgttttaaaaaagcattctttttttttaacatgtatttaatgtaaaaatattactatatttttaaaatgttttatatattatatatatatattatatatatatatatataaatttaattaaaaataaggttaaattttgttaatatcatataaattcatataaagataaaatgCTAATTTTGtatgaatttttataatatttatgttttatttcgaagttaaaaaaagttatgcaaataaatagtagtaaaaaacagcaaacaaaaaaatattacagtataaaaaatacttcGAAAATTAAGATGTCTTTAGGTAGTCGCAAAAATGATGAATGTAATTTAGAAGCaagtaaagaaaataataataaaaataataatagtaataaaaataaaaataatagtaataacaataaaaataatagtaataacaataaaaataatagtaataataataaatataataatgatgatgaaaataataaaaatgaattgttacataatgaaaaaaacaaaacaactTTTTGTTCATCAGACAATGATGAAATGATTAGCTGTTCCTTAGATAAAGAGAATAGTAacaattatgaaaatttattatctTATAAGAACAGCAATTCGAAAAATGAGCAGTCTTATAATGGCAATTATCCCACtatgaataataaagatgaaaataatcTTCAGTTTAAAGAAGTCAATCcacaaaatgataataaattaagttataacatttttgaggagaactttttaaaagttagaaaagataaaaacaaaaatataatttccaAAGAGGTGCATGAGGATGAAGAAGTCATCGAATATAAAGAAGTAAACGAAGAAGTAAAGGAAGAGGTAGACGAAGAAGTTAAAGTTAACCAAAAAGTTCAACAAGATGTAAACGAAGGAGTAAAGGAAGAAGTTAACGAAGAAGTTAAAGTTAACCAAAAAGTTCAACAAGATGTAAACGAAGGAGAAAAGGAAGAAGTTAACGAAGAAGTTAAAGTTAACCAAAAAGTTCAAGAAGACGTAAACGAAGTAGACGAAATAAAAACAGTTTTAACTCAAAATGAAATGGGTAAAGAAACCGAAAAGGAAATACAGGATGAAGGAATGGATCAAAGACAAACagaagagaaaataaaaatgaaaagagaaACAGGAAAACAGGTAGGTGATGAAGATGTATCACAACAAAATGAGGTTAATATGCAATCACAAGCAGAAGTGTTGAAGAATGTAGTACCTAATGAAGAAATGGGAATTATGTTTAATGTTTACCATATaggtattaataaaatagagGCAATCAAAGCTTTGTATAGagattacaaaaaaaattttaacaaaagtTTCAAAGAGAAAATGAACAAGTTAAATTCTTTCATCTGtttttataatgataataactTAGGAAATCATATTACTGttgattatataaatgataaagataaaataaatgcaatTAAAAGGGAAAGATTATCCCGTTTGTTTTTGTACATTGAggacataaataaattaaaacaagCATTAAAAGTTAATCAACAACATAATAACATGGAATTAGAGGATGATGGAAAGAAAGAACATTTTTACGAtgcaaatgaaaatattgatgactttttcatttttgatcACCCCttatcatatttaaataatgatgtAGAAACAATTTTTACAGAATGTGAAAATTCGTCATTTTTTAGAGATGATGCAAGTATTGATAATTTCCTAGAAGAAGGGAAGAACAAATCAAGTGAAGAATTTAATATGTCCAATATATTtgcaaaattttctttaaaaaattattacttttttgatattaataaaaatttgtgtTATATTTACGACTGCACTCCTAtggtaattaaaaaatttgcggaaaaaataaattcttacAACATAGGTAAAAATAGCAATAAAGATCTAAATAGTACAACATCAGATAATATAAGTTTTCCGATAGATCCCCAAAGCAATGATAATTCTAACTACTATCCCAGTCATCCTCTTACAACTAGTCAAAACTTAGAAACATATATTCAGTTTCATTGTGAAAAATGGCAGGAAAATATGTATGACATTGTTGAAGTAAATAGTCTTGAATTCGATTTTCATCGCCTAAAATGCAGTATAATGTAAATGTTTTCATTGATGTCTATGGAAAGGTAATGTGCAaatgcatattattttttcaatgaaaataatgaaaaaaatatactaataagaagtgttcataaaattgttgtaaaatgaacaagtaaaaaattttgattgTTGTAtagtaagaaaaatatgattaaCTAGTTAAATTATATCCCATCATTGAATTTGAAgcatttcaaaaataaatggggtatttaccattttatttttatgttttttttgttttattcttatttcttaaaaatatgataataaacgaagttttttttttttttccccttttttcttttttttttttttttttttttttttttttgaatatataatttttaaaccCGTATTAAATTTAGTTCATTTTggatttaattaaaatgaatagaGTAGTAACTGCGGAAATTGAAGTTTATAACTTACgctttaattaatatttttaagtgcAGAATAAcacaattttgttttataattatttgttattaataCGTTTAAGCagatatgtttgtatgtacgtGTTTATACGAACATACGAAGATATACCTACATACATAGAATTAATGTGTGGTGGGTATACGCTATAACGAAAATGTTGAATTTTACAAATGAAGAGGATGAAAATACAAATCTAGTATAACTGCAACAATAATTCTGCACACGCCAGCATTTGATTATATTTGGTGAAAGATAAATAATTCCATGATTTTTTAACGGAAATACCACATAactaacaaaaattatatattaaacaaaaatagaTCTAATAAATtgttaagagaaaaaaaaaaataaaagggaaaagaacaaaaatgcatatttttaaagctaACAAcgtttaaaaaatgtaatgcAACAAATAGGGCTAAGTgctcacaaaaaaaaaaaaaaaaaaattaaattgattaataaatatatgaatatatgaataaataaacaaataagtGCATACAATAGTGGCtacttgttcataaaaaaaaaaaaaaaaaaaaaaatatatgcatatatatatcatatacatatcgtatatatatatacttatgacCAGCTaactcttctttttattttttgaatatttttccGCAATTGCCTTCCCATGTGGGTCTTCATAAGTCAATGTTTTTAAGTAATGCACAATGTCAACCCTATCTTGAAGATTTGAAATTCCTTTGAAGTTCATACCAATATTCGCTTCAACGAACTGTTTTggatttttcatatattttagtaaatttatatcattcCATATTATTCCTGACGAGCTCATATCCTGTGAAACTTGAAATGGAGAATTTCCTTTGCTCATCCCGGCTGTTCTATTATAAACATTGAATAAGGAAGGTCCCCAACTTGTAAATCCCGAATTTGACTGACTATTATCTGGAGCTATTGAATGACACTGTTTACAATGTTTTTTAAACAGTTTTTCACCTTTTACCTTGTCCCCTTCGGGTAACACAAATGTGGTTGAAAATTCGTCGTCTAACAAatcattctttttattattattcaatttcattttatttttaacttttcatGCACACACACATTATTTgctttattgtttttttgttttttttattttaactagCTTTATTTCACTGCgagtataaaaatttttatagcaACAGTAacttttattcatttatttttttcctttttttattgcgTGTACATGTGTTTTTTTCTACAGTTCTGCTTAACATTCGTATGTTCTTGATTAATATTGCTACCTCagtatcttcttttttcgtttttactctgtttaaatagtaaaatatttaaataaaaaaaaaaacagaaatgtaaaaaaacgtagagagaaaaaacaaaaagagaaattacgaaacatacatttaaataaactTAATTATCACATTAATTCCATGTATAACAAAATTACGTACTCGTTTACATTAATTTCTAGTAGCTTATTTTAACTTATGCAAGGAAAAACggttaaatattattatatacataaaaagctagaaaaaaaaaaaaaatacatatacaggGTAATAATTCCTTTTAATTAATCCTAATTTATTGcgatagatatatatacacatatatacgtgcattctattttttctctttgcAGTGCTGAATTGCAATGTTCAAAAGAAATAGAGacatttttaattgaaaggtttgttttacatatatatacacatacagttattttataaatatactgaCAATTATTTGCCATGAAAAATTCAAGCTGTGCTgacaaatgaaaaatgtttataagaTTTGgagaaaaacgaaaaaaaaaaaaaagataacgGATATTATAGATATTGAATTATCCTCAACCTATATCACCagttgtaaaaaattaattttgcttaactttttaaagaataagaattttttcaaatttaagTGCTTGCCATtgggtaaaaaaaattgttaaaaggCAAAATAAGAACACATTTCTTTTTGAagattaattattttttttgtgaaataAATGAGGAAGGCAAAAtatgtggaaaaaaaaaaaaaagtacatatatttatatatatatatgtttaagtATATACACCACATGGTGACTTAATTTTTACCTTCATTTTTTAGTTATTATAATTCaccttaaaaaatttgcaccatttattaataatgaaaaccttatcgataaaataaaatttgaaaaacaCACTAATTATTAGActcaaattttataaacagAGCTCTTGCATATGCAGCAATaacacaaataaaaaaatatatgcgtTATTTTCCATACAATGCCATAAATTACATTATGCGCATCGAAcaagtaatatttttgttgttttagTAAAACATtctaaaattagaaaatataaattaggaattataaattaggaattataaattaggaattataaattaggaattataaattaggaattacaaattataaaataaaaatcaaaattacTAGTGTTTTTCcctttaaataaaagtaattatataaaaaaataatgaaacgAATTATggcaaaataaaagaattgcAGCATATGTATACTCCCTAGAAAACCATCCATGTggttaaaagtaaaatgtaatattgcAATTGTTGCCGCCTGACTGCATGTAATTTAATtactccttttttcttttctgttCTTAATTTTACATAGACTTAAACTACTCttataaaacattaaaacatctatgaaaagaagaaaaattccGTAACAACATTAATATAtgagaattatatatattccttaatttttcccctttactaattatgttaaaacaagggattgaaaaaattaaaatattaaaatttaccaatatttttacaaaaaatatacataaatataaccGCTGTATGCACAAATTTACATTTGCTTTTCAAGAtggttaaataaatatatacataacatataaaaatagagaTTTATTAATGttcattaaattaaaacCCCATGCGTAGATATCAATCATCATGCGCTTCattagaaataaaagaacattATAACATGTTGTAAATGTGGAATTGCAAAATTTgggagaataaaaaataatatggtaCTTTTTCTAtgaaacttttttatttttcgcaTTTTTCTTTACAAAAATGTTCAAAACTTTTATaacctttttaatttaagcttatttatatatattatggaaattaaaatttcaaaaaaggaaaaaatataataaatatatatatgaataaaataaattttccatttttaactTGAAATTTTCTGTGTTTAAACATTAAAacattaaacattttaaaaaaaaaaaaaaaaaaaaaaaaacacgaaaaaaaaaagtataataataaatgtttttttattttattatgtgataaaaagaaaaggaaaaggaaaaacgtAGAGAAGGGTACCTTGTagtattttttagaaaaatcgAAACCACTAaattacataatacataGGAGGTTCAttctaattatatattattattaatatattattaattaaatgtatatatatctagtACAAGTTTTCCacgtaaaaaatttatatataattat
It encodes the following:
- a CDS encoding cytochrome c: MKLNNNKKNDLLDDEFSTTFVLPEGDKVKGEKLFKKHCKQCHSIAPDNSQSNSGFTSWGPSLFNVYNRTAGMSKGNSPFQVSQDMSSSGIIWNDINLLKYMKNPKQFVEANIGMNFKGISNLQDRVDIVHYLKTLTYEDPHGKAIAEKYSKNKKKS
- a CDS encoding hypothetical protein (conserved Plasmodium protein); this translates as MSLGSRKNDECNLEASKENNNKNNNSNKNKNNSNNNKNNSNNNKNNSNNNKYNNDDENNKNELLHNEKNKTTFCSSDNDEMISCSLDKENSNNYENLLSYKNSNSKNEQSYNGNYPTMNNKDENNLQFKEVNPQNDNKLSYNIFEENFLKVRKDKNKNIISKEVHEDEEVIEYKEVNEEVKEEVDEEVKVNQKVQQDVNEGVKEEVNEEVKVNQKVQQDVNEGEKEEVNEEVKVNQKVQEDVNEVDEIKTVLTQNEMGKETEKEIQDEGMDQRQTEEKIKMKRETGKQVGDEDVSQQNEVNMQSQAEVLKNVVPNEEMGIMFNVYHIGINKIEAIKALYRDYKKNFNKSFKEKMNKLNSFICFYNDNNLGNHITVDYINDKDKINAIKRERLSRLFLYIEDINKLKQALKVNQQHNNMELEDDGKKEHFYDANENIDDFFIFDHPLSYLNNDVETIFTECENSSFFRDDASIDNFLEEGKNKSSEEFNMSNIFAKFSLKNYYFFDINKNLCYIYDCTPMVIKKFAEKINSYNIGKNSNKDLNSTTSDNISFPIDPQSNDNSNYYPSHPLTTSQNLETYIQFHCEKWQENMYDIVEVNSLEFDFHRLKCSIM